Proteins found in one Bremerella volcania genomic segment:
- a CDS encoding M16 family metallopeptidase produces the protein MKFRQATLDNGLDIVAEVNPNAYSLATAFFVKTGSRDESSEVAGVSHFLEHMVFKGTARRTAEDVNRELDELGAQSNAFTSEEQTVYYAVVLPELQTQIVDLLADIMRPTLRQEDFDTEKKVILEEIMKYDDQPPYGGHEKSMAAWFGKHPLGNSVLGTQQSVGDLSQQQMMAYFEERYSPTNMTLVATGNVDFDKLVDQANELCGSWQKHNVSRNTARPVGESNFQLITKETSIQQYVIQLAESPGSEDEARYAARLLATIMGDDVGSRFFWELVDPGIAEFAAMESYEFQGCGVMMNYVCCAPQDAQRVLEVVTHEVEKLMTDGVTQRELDLAKNKVCSHVVLRSERPSSRLFSVGSGWTQRKKLRTVKETVEAYQKVSLDDIGRLLETYDLRKTSTTAVGPLTTLHLP, from the coding sequence GTGAAATTTCGTCAGGCGACGCTTGATAACGGCTTGGATATCGTTGCCGAAGTGAACCCGAATGCTTATTCGCTTGCCACGGCATTTTTCGTCAAGACCGGCTCTCGTGACGAATCGTCGGAAGTCGCCGGCGTAAGTCACTTTCTGGAGCACATGGTCTTCAAGGGAACCGCGCGCCGTACGGCGGAAGACGTCAATCGCGAACTTGACGAACTCGGCGCGCAGTCGAATGCTTTTACCAGCGAGGAACAGACCGTCTATTACGCGGTGGTGCTTCCGGAACTGCAAACGCAGATCGTCGACCTGCTGGCCGACATCATGCGTCCCACGCTGCGGCAAGAGGATTTCGACACCGAGAAGAAGGTGATCCTCGAAGAGATCATGAAATACGACGACCAGCCACCCTACGGCGGTCACGAAAAGAGCATGGCGGCTTGGTTCGGTAAGCATCCGCTGGGTAACAGCGTGCTCGGCACGCAGCAGTCAGTCGGCGATTTGAGCCAACAACAGATGATGGCTTACTTTGAAGAGCGCTATAGCCCGACCAACATGACGCTGGTCGCCACCGGCAATGTCGACTTCGACAAGCTGGTCGATCAAGCCAACGAGCTCTGCGGAAGCTGGCAGAAGCATAACGTCTCGCGCAATACGGCGCGCCCCGTCGGCGAGTCGAACTTTCAACTGATCACCAAAGAGACCTCGATTCAGCAGTACGTCATTCAACTGGCCGAATCGCCTGGCTCGGAGGATGAAGCCCGCTACGCGGCGCGACTTTTGGCAACGATCATGGGAGACGATGTCGGCAGCCGTTTCTTCTGGGAGTTGGTCGACCCAGGGATTGCGGAGTTCGCGGCGATGGAATCGTACGAATTCCAAGGCTGCGGCGTGATGATGAATTACGTCTGTTGCGCTCCGCAAGATGCCCAGCGCGTGTTGGAAGTGGTCACGCACGAAGTGGAAAAGCTGATGACCGACGGGGTCACGCAGCGCGAGCTGGACCTGGCCAAGAATAAAGTCTGCTCGCACGTGGTGTTGCGAAGCGAACGCCCTTCGAGTCGCCTGTTTTCGGTAGGCTCGGGCTGGACGCAGCGTAAGAAGCTACGCACGGTGAAGGAAACCGTCGAGGCATATCAAAAGGTCAGCCTGGATGATATCGGTCGACTTTTAGAGACCTACGACCTACGCAAGACGTCGACCACCGCGGTTGGTCCGCTGACGACGTTACATCTTCCGTAG
- a CDS encoding DUF1553 domain-containing protein — MTCVTLPQRLLLALLFVGFCASIAAAADEKIDFATQIRPILSDRCFHCHGPDATSREADLRLDQQDSAHDYAIVPGDAESSEVYLRLIDHDPEVRMPPPESNRTVSKEEIELIRQWIKQGAEYEQHWAFQRIEKPPVPELADDDWSRNEIDKFVLAKLREEGVTPNNEAEPWRLLRRVSFDLNGLPPSLEELDAYQAEPTEANYQAHVEKLLASHHYGERLAAEWLDAARYSDTYGYQVDRDRYVWPWRDWVIRSLNANMPYDEFVTQQIAGDLLPDATKETILATTFCRLHPQKVEGGSIPEEFRVEYVADRSQTVATAFLGLTMECCRCHDHKYDPLSQREYYQMFAFFNSIDEAGLYSFFTPSVPTPTLLLTDDAQATRLKALDQKVTDLEAALAKLEMPPVGDQEVTVTLNEPIEKVDFEDAKVGGNKSVEGLHGKAVQLTGDDAINLKQGNFQRHQPFSVALWMHTPDVKDRAVIFHRSRAWTDAASRGYELLLEDGKLKWSLIHFWPGNAISIKATEEFPVGTWKQVVVTYDGSSRADGLKIYVDGELVETEVIRDKLTKQITGGGNDHITIGERFRDRGFTDGQVDQFAVYDHKLTAAEVGSLSGMTPTAEQLAEYQLERRHDSWTETAAKFAQARKERNAAYDKTSEIMVMQELESPRPTYLLARGNYDAPTDLVEPKTPEVLPPFEEDWSHDRLGLAKWIVDRDNPLTARVAVNRYWQLLMGEGLVRTPEDFGNQASPPTHPKLLDWLAADFMEHGWDVKRLLGQIVTSSTYRQSSEASAELIRRDPENKLLARSGKFRLSAEMVRDNALITSGLLVDEVGGPPAKPYEVSSSFKPVKHDSGKGLYRRSLYTFWQRTSPAPAMMTFDASKRDVCQLKRERTSSPLQALVLLNGPQYVEAAKMLAVRVLKDEKHATSDEDKVQTVFRLLTSRQANPQELELLAKLFAQQKSHFQEQTKAAQKLLAAGEAKVPGDLDPAEVAALTVVANTVMNFDGSVTRR; from the coding sequence ATGACCTGCGTCACTTTGCCCCAGCGGTTGCTCCTTGCCCTTCTTTTCGTCGGCTTCTGCGCTTCGATAGCGGCTGCCGCGGACGAGAAAATCGACTTTGCGACCCAGATTCGCCCGATCTTGTCGGACCGTTGTTTCCATTGCCATGGTCCTGACGCAACCAGCCGGGAAGCCGATTTGCGCCTGGACCAGCAGGACTCTGCCCACGACTACGCCATCGTACCCGGGGACGCAGAAAGCAGTGAGGTCTATCTGCGGCTGATTGATCACGACCCCGAAGTACGCATGCCTCCGCCGGAATCGAATCGTACGGTCTCGAAGGAAGAGATCGAGCTGATCCGCCAATGGATCAAACAAGGAGCCGAGTACGAGCAGCACTGGGCGTTCCAGCGCATTGAAAAGCCGCCTGTGCCAGAGCTGGCCGACGATGATTGGTCGCGAAACGAGATCGATAAGTTCGTCCTGGCGAAGCTACGCGAAGAAGGCGTTACGCCCAATAACGAAGCCGAACCGTGGCGACTCTTGCGGCGCGTATCGTTCGACCTGAATGGCCTGCCGCCATCGCTGGAAGAACTCGACGCTTACCAGGCCGAGCCTACCGAAGCCAACTACCAGGCCCACGTCGAAAAGCTGCTCGCCTCGCATCACTACGGAGAGCGTCTCGCAGCGGAGTGGCTCGACGCGGCGCGGTACAGCGATACGTACGGCTACCAGGTCGATCGCGATCGATACGTATGGCCGTGGCGCGATTGGGTCATTCGGTCGTTAAATGCCAACATGCCGTACGACGAGTTCGTCACGCAGCAAATTGCGGGCGACCTTTTGCCGGATGCGACCAAGGAGACGATCCTGGCAACCACGTTCTGTCGGCTTCATCCACAGAAAGTCGAGGGGGGAAGTATTCCGGAAGAGTTTCGCGTGGAATACGTGGCCGACCGCTCGCAGACGGTGGCGACGGCGTTCCTCGGTTTGACTATGGAGTGCTGCCGATGTCACGATCACAAGTACGATCCGCTCAGCCAACGCGAGTATTACCAGATGTTCGCCTTCTTCAACAGTATTGATGAAGCAGGCCTGTACTCGTTCTTTACCCCATCGGTCCCCACACCGACGCTGCTGCTGACCGACGACGCCCAGGCCACCAGGCTGAAAGCCCTTGACCAGAAGGTAACCGACCTGGAAGCGGCGCTCGCCAAGCTTGAAATGCCCCCAGTCGGCGACCAGGAGGTGACGGTCACGCTGAACGAGCCCATCGAGAAGGTCGACTTCGAGGATGCCAAAGTCGGAGGTAACAAGTCGGTTGAAGGACTGCATGGGAAAGCGGTTCAGCTGACCGGTGACGATGCGATCAACTTGAAGCAAGGCAACTTCCAGCGACACCAGCCATTCTCGGTAGCGCTGTGGATGCATACGCCAGACGTGAAAGACCGAGCGGTGATCTTCCACCGATCGCGGGCCTGGACTGACGCGGCCAGCCGCGGTTACGAGTTGCTGCTGGAAGACGGCAAGCTGAAGTGGTCGCTGATTCACTTCTGGCCAGGCAACGCCATTAGCATCAAGGCCACAGAAGAGTTCCCCGTCGGTACTTGGAAGCAAGTGGTCGTGACCTACGATGGTTCGAGCCGAGCGGATGGGCTGAAGATCTATGTCGACGGCGAGCTGGTCGAAACGGAGGTAATCCGCGATAAACTGACCAAGCAGATCACCGGTGGCGGGAACGATCACATCACCATCGGCGAGCGATTTCGTGATCGTGGCTTTACCGACGGGCAGGTCGACCAGTTCGCCGTGTACGATCACAAGCTGACGGCAGCCGAAGTGGGCTCGCTAAGTGGCATGACGCCTACTGCTGAGCAATTGGCCGAGTACCAGTTAGAACGTCGTCACGATTCGTGGACGGAAACTGCCGCGAAGTTTGCCCAGGCACGAAAAGAGCGTAACGCGGCTTACGACAAGACCAGCGAAATCATGGTCATGCAAGAGCTGGAGTCGCCTCGTCCTACTTATCTGCTCGCTCGTGGCAATTACGACGCTCCCACCGATCTGGTCGAACCGAAGACGCCGGAGGTGCTGCCGCCGTTTGAGGAGGACTGGTCGCATGACCGGTTGGGGCTGGCCAAATGGATCGTCGACCGCGATAACCCACTGACGGCCCGCGTTGCCGTGAATCGCTATTGGCAACTGCTGATGGGGGAAGGATTGGTTCGCACGCCGGAAGACTTCGGCAACCAGGCCAGTCCGCCAACCCATCCAAAGCTACTCGATTGGCTTGCGGCTGACTTCATGGAGCACGGCTGGGACGTTAAACGACTGCTGGGACAGATCGTGACTTCTTCAACCTATCGGCAGTCGTCCGAGGCCTCGGCCGAGTTGATTCGCCGCGACCCCGAGAACAAGCTACTCGCACGCAGTGGCAAGTTTCGCCTGTCGGCGGAAATGGTTCGTGACAACGCTCTGATCACCAGCGGACTGCTGGTCGACGAAGTGGGTGGACCGCCCGCCAAGCCGTACGAGGTCTCCAGCTCGTTCAAGCCAGTGAAGCACGATAGCGGCAAGGGGCTTTATCGCCGTTCGCTTTATACGTTCTGGCAGCGAACCAGTCCTGCCCCCGCGATGATGACCTTCGACGCATCGAAGCGCGACGTGTGCCAATTGAAGCGGGAACGAACCTCGTCACCGCTACAGGCGTTGGTGCTGCTGAACGGTCCTCAGTATGTCGAAGCGGCCAAGATGCTGGCCGTTCGTGTGCTGAAAGACGAGAAGCATGCTACGAGCGATGAAGACAAGGTGCAAACGGTGTTTCGCCTGCTAACCAGTCGCCAGGCGAACCCTCAGGAATTGGAACTGCTCGCCAAATTGTTCGCTCAGCAGAAGTCACACTTCCAAGAGCAAACCAAGGCCGCCCAGAAGCTGCTGGCCGCTGGCGAGGCCAAGGTTCCCGGCGATCTCGATCCAGCGGAAGTGGCGGCCCTGACCGTCGTGGCCAATACGGTAATGAATTTCGACGGCAGTGTCACGCGTCGGTAA
- a CDS encoding DUF1501 domain-containing protein, with the protein MITRRQVLQSSAWGFGGLALGQLMASPSAASDGVLTKLHHTPKAKRVIFLFQAGGPSQLDLFDYKPLLNEKHGEQLPASVRGEQRLTGMSGNQSSIPLVGSPFKFEQHGQSGTWMSELLPHTAKMVDDISVIRSAHTEAINHGPGVTYFQTGSQIPGRPCIGSWMSYGLGSENENLPGFVVLVTKEKGGQPLAARLWGNGFLPSHHQGVQFRSGGDPVLYLNSPEGIDRTSRENALASLDQLHRMQSADALIDTRIRQYELAFRMQSSIPEVTNIGAEPDHILDMYGPDARNPGTFAANCLLARRLAEQNVRFIQLYHQGWDHHGGLPGGIKKQCQETDQPTAALLQDLKQRGMLDDTLVIWGGEFGRTDYCQGKLGPNNFGRDHHGRCFTVWMAGGGIKGGVTLGETDEYGFNIVDQPIHIHDLQATILHVMGIDHERLTFRHQGRAFRLTDVHGHVVKPILA; encoded by the coding sequence ATGATCACACGACGACAAGTCCTTCAGTCTTCCGCTTGGGGTTTTGGTGGTTTGGCGCTGGGGCAGCTGATGGCTTCCCCGTCGGCGGCATCCGACGGCGTGCTTACCAAGCTGCACCACACACCCAAAGCGAAGCGGGTCATCTTCCTGTTCCAAGCAGGCGGTCCATCTCAGCTCGATCTGTTCGACTACAAGCCGCTGCTAAACGAGAAGCACGGCGAGCAGCTGCCTGCTTCGGTGCGAGGCGAACAGCGTCTCACCGGGATGAGCGGCAACCAGTCGAGCATTCCACTGGTCGGCTCTCCGTTCAAGTTCGAGCAGCATGGGCAAAGCGGCACGTGGATGAGCGAACTGCTGCCGCACACGGCGAAGATGGTCGACGACATCAGCGTCATTCGCTCGGCCCATACCGAAGCCATCAATCACGGACCAGGTGTGACCTATTTTCAAACCGGCTCGCAGATCCCCGGGCGTCCGTGTATCGGGTCTTGGATGAGTTACGGGCTGGGAAGCGAGAACGAGAATCTGCCGGGGTTCGTCGTGCTGGTGACGAAAGAGAAGGGGGGCCAGCCACTGGCTGCGCGGCTGTGGGGCAATGGTTTTCTGCCGTCGCATCATCAAGGCGTGCAGTTTCGCAGCGGCGGCGATCCGGTTCTCTATTTGAACAGCCCCGAAGGAATCGACCGAACGAGCCGCGAAAATGCCTTGGCGAGCCTCGACCAGTTGCACCGGATGCAGTCCGCCGACGCGTTGATCGATACACGCATTCGACAGTACGAGTTAGCGTTCCGGATGCAGTCGTCGATTCCCGAGGTCACCAACATCGGCGCCGAGCCGGACCACATTCTCGATATGTACGGGCCGGATGCGCGCAACCCAGGCACCTTCGCCGCGAATTGCCTGTTGGCCCGCCGGCTGGCTGAGCAAAACGTGCGTTTCATTCAGCTCTACCACCAAGGCTGGGACCATCACGGCGGCTTGCCAGGCGGCATCAAAAAGCAGTGTCAGGAGACTGATCAACCCACTGCGGCATTGCTGCAGGATCTAAAGCAGCGCGGCATGCTCGATGATACGCTGGTGATCTGGGGCGGCGAATTCGGCCGTACCGATTATTGCCAGGGGAAGCTCGGCCCGAACAACTTCGGCCGCGATCACCATGGTCGGTGCTTCACCGTCTGGATGGCTGGCGGCGGAATCAAGGGGGGCGTCACCCTGGGCGAAACCGACGAGTACGGTTTCAACATCGTCGATCAGCCGATTCATATCCACGACTTGCAAGCAACGATCCTGCACGTCATGGGGATCGATCACGAGCGGCTAACATTCCGCCATCAAGGCCGGGCATTTCGTCTGACCGATGTTCATGGTCACGTGGTGAAGCCGATTTTGGCTTAA
- the ndk gene encoding nucleoside-diphosphate kinase — protein sequence MQRTLVLLKPDCVERRLIGRVINRFEDKGLNIIAMKLIRITPDLAKQHYAEHVSKPFYPGLESFITAAPVVAIVLEGLEAIQVVRDMLGATSGLKASPGTIRGDFSSSRQMNLVHASDGEEASKREIDLYFKPEEILEHTPVLTPWMRADDE from the coding sequence ATGCAACGTACGCTCGTTCTTCTGAAGCCTGACTGTGTCGAACGCCGCCTGATTGGCCGCGTCATTAACCGATTCGAAGACAAAGGGCTGAACATCATTGCGATGAAGTTGATCCGGATCACCCCCGATCTGGCCAAGCAGCACTACGCCGAGCATGTCAGCAAGCCGTTCTACCCAGGCCTCGAATCGTTCATCACGGCTGCCCCCGTGGTTGCCATAGTGCTGGAAGGTCTAGAAGCGATTCAGGTCGTTCGCGACATGCTGGGTGCCACTAGTGGTTTGAAGGCCAGCCCCGGCACCATCCGTGGCGACTTCAGCAGCAGCCGCCAAATGAACCTGGTTCATGCCTCGGACGGCGAAGAAGCCTCGAAGCGTGAAATCGATCTCTACTTCAAGCCCGAAGAAATCCTCGAACACACGCCCGTCCTAACCCCATGGATGCGGGCCGACGACGAGTGA
- a CDS encoding glycosyltransferase: MSRIVFAWELGGGYGHLGPFRPITERLVSAGHQVTIIAKDIARAAVAFRGLDVTLFPSPVKLSKAVPYDPAPSTFGHLLQNMGYRDPLELNAMIHVWRNLFQVTRPDCLVLDHCPTGLLAARGIDVPQFTFGTGFFCPVDEFPLREMAPWRPMDKEERIRSESQLIDRINTILESNGQPTIARIGEIYSSVTANLLTTFRELDHYPYRQQGEYLGAWSATNSANNRLLPETPWPEGDGPKVYAYLKPHKSLRELLMWLSGQGLPTLVVGDGLDGAGLSKSLRSNVKLVSHHLNLRSVGETCDLAIMNGNHGTCCEFLLAGRSMLHIPLTFEQAIFSRRTVELGVALDASPDQPRQIIQQLSALINSGTHRQAAQDFASRHASFRAENGIDRCSQRISQAL; the protein is encoded by the coding sequence ATGTCACGAATTGTCTTTGCCTGGGAACTGGGAGGCGGTTACGGCCACTTGGGACCATTTCGCCCTATCACTGAGCGGTTGGTTAGCGCTGGACACCAGGTGACGATCATTGCCAAGGACATTGCCCGGGCTGCCGTGGCCTTCCGCGGACTTGACGTCACTCTTTTTCCGTCCCCGGTCAAATTGTCGAAAGCTGTTCCTTACGATCCAGCGCCGTCTACCTTCGGCCACCTGCTGCAAAACATGGGCTATCGCGATCCACTGGAGCTAAACGCGATGATCCACGTTTGGCGTAACCTCTTCCAAGTGACAAGGCCAGATTGCCTGGTCTTGGACCATTGCCCGACTGGCCTTCTGGCTGCGAGAGGGATCGACGTCCCACAATTCACGTTCGGAACCGGATTCTTTTGTCCCGTCGATGAATTTCCGCTCCGCGAGATGGCTCCCTGGCGACCGATGGATAAAGAAGAACGTATTCGTTCTGAGTCCCAATTGATTGATCGCATCAACACAATTTTGGAGTCGAATGGCCAACCCACGATCGCGCGCATTGGGGAAATCTATTCGTCCGTTACCGCCAATCTACTGACGACCTTCCGTGAATTGGACCACTATCCCTACCGTCAGCAAGGCGAATATCTGGGAGCCTGGTCCGCCACAAACAGTGCGAATAACAGATTGTTACCAGAGACTCCTTGGCCGGAAGGAGATGGCCCGAAGGTCTACGCCTATCTCAAGCCCCACAAGTCGTTGCGCGAACTATTAATGTGGCTGAGTGGGCAAGGTCTGCCTACGTTGGTCGTGGGAGACGGTCTTGATGGTGCTGGCTTGTCAAAGTCACTTCGTTCCAATGTGAAGCTCGTGTCCCACCACCTGAATCTACGATCGGTTGGAGAAACATGTGATTTGGCAATCATGAATGGCAATCATGGTACGTGCTGCGAGTTCCTCTTGGCAGGGCGTTCCATGCTGCATATTCCGCTAACCTTTGAACAGGCGATTTTTAGTCGTCGAACGGTCGAACTCGGCGTAGCTCTGGATGCCTCGCCGGATCAGCCTCGCCAGATCATCCAGCAGCTTTCTGCATTAATTAACTCAGGAACACATCGCCAGGCAGCACAAGATTTTGCCTCGCGCCATGCTTCCTTCCGTGCGGAAAACGGGATCGATCGCTGCAGTCAGAGGATTTCTCAGGCACTCTAA
- a CDS encoding GNAT family N-acetyltransferase, producing MALTYFKRFRMEISLADLPEEPPLSPGFRFQPWTAEILKRHAEVKYQSFRFEVDANVFPCLGDSEGCFRLMREISMRDGFLPAATWLIEHEDPELGDWRPIATVQGVRDREGNGSIQNLGVVPGFRGLGIGAILLLRALNGFREHDMTRASLEVTSQNIGAIRLYERLGFRIASTVYKAVEMGAVQTSTHA from the coding sequence GTGGCGCTTACCTACTTCAAACGATTCCGGATGGAGATCTCGCTAGCAGATCTGCCTGAAGAGCCCCCCCTTTCGCCAGGGTTCCGCTTTCAGCCTTGGACGGCCGAGATTCTTAAGCGGCATGCCGAGGTGAAGTATCAAAGTTTTCGGTTCGAGGTCGACGCCAACGTCTTCCCTTGTTTGGGGGATTCGGAGGGCTGTTTTCGCCTGATGCGTGAGATCTCGATGCGAGACGGTTTTCTGCCTGCCGCGACGTGGCTGATCGAGCATGAAGACCCCGAGTTAGGCGACTGGCGACCCATTGCCACCGTGCAAGGCGTCCGTGACCGTGAAGGGAACGGGTCGATTCAAAACCTGGGCGTGGTGCCTGGCTTTCGGGGGCTCGGAATCGGAGCCATCCTTTTGCTGCGTGCCCTGAATGGCTTTCGCGAGCATGACATGACTCGGGCCTCGCTGGAGGTCACCTCGCAGAACATCGGCGCCATTCGGCTCTACGAGCGACTCGGTTTTCGCATCGCCTCGACGGTCTACAAAGCGGTCGAAATGGGGGCCGTTCAGACCAGCACGCATGCGTAG
- a CDS encoding M16 family metallopeptidase, whose protein sequence is MRSTYYSESFNNGLTLLAESMPWLQSAAFSIVIPAGVQREEESNRGVANLLCDWVQRGCGDLDSRQYVEALDNLGVARGGGVSSSHLSFGGALLAENLEATLGIYADLVQRPHFLPDEFEDAKQVCFQELRALEDDLHQQAMLSLRRQMYPDPWGWHPTGTLASVESLTEEVARAYFDTWVRPNEAIIAVAGNFDWGRLKETIQKLFGNWKSRPGKKSYLGSTLPEYVHIPFDSSQTHVGLGFASVPISNPDFYQARAAIGIMSDGMSSRLFSEVREKRGLCYTVYASCNSLKTQGAVLSYAGTSTERAQETLDVMIEEFNELPKGVRQDELTRLKARFKSGIIMQQESSSSRASALAADWYHLGRIRTMEELETILDGISVDTINAYLEKNPPKNYRVTTIGAKRLEVPSEISSGDA, encoded by the coding sequence GTGCGTTCCACTTACTACTCCGAGAGTTTCAACAACGGATTGACCCTTCTGGCCGAGTCGATGCCTTGGCTGCAATCAGCAGCGTTCTCGATTGTCATCCCGGCCGGTGTGCAGCGCGAAGAGGAATCCAACCGCGGTGTCGCTAACTTGCTCTGCGATTGGGTTCAGCGCGGCTGCGGCGATCTCGATAGCCGACAGTACGTCGAAGCGCTCGATAATCTGGGAGTTGCCCGCGGCGGAGGCGTATCTTCGAGCCACCTTTCCTTCGGTGGGGCTCTGTTGGCCGAGAACCTCGAAGCAACGCTTGGTATCTATGCCGATCTGGTGCAGCGGCCTCATTTTCTGCCGGATGAATTCGAGGATGCCAAGCAGGTTTGCTTTCAGGAACTTCGTGCCCTGGAAGACGACCTGCATCAGCAAGCGATGCTCAGCCTGCGGCGGCAGATGTACCCCGATCCCTGGGGCTGGCACCCGACCGGCACACTGGCCAGCGTCGAATCGTTGACCGAGGAAGTCGCCAGAGCGTATTTCGACACGTGGGTGCGTCCCAACGAAGCGATCATCGCGGTCGCTGGTAATTTCGACTGGGGGCGACTCAAGGAAACGATTCAAAAGCTGTTCGGCAATTGGAAATCGCGCCCCGGGAAGAAGAGTTATCTCGGTTCAACGCTGCCAGAGTATGTTCATATCCCGTTTGATTCGAGCCAGACGCACGTGGGGCTTGGTTTCGCCAGCGTGCCGATCTCCAATCCGGATTTCTACCAGGCTCGGGCCGCGATCGGCATCATGAGTGACGGCATGAGTTCGCGGTTATTTAGCGAGGTCCGCGAGAAGCGGGGACTGTGCTACACCGTGTATGCTTCGTGCAACTCGCTCAAGACGCAGGGAGCCGTCTTGTCGTATGCCGGGACAAGCACAGAACGGGCCCAAGAGACCCTCGATGTGATGATCGAAGAGTTCAACGAATTACCTAAAGGGGTTCGCCAGGACGAACTGACTAGGCTCAAAGCGCGCTTCAAAAGCGGCATCATCATGCAGCAAGAATCGAGTTCGTCTCGGGCTTCTGCGCTGGCGGCCGACTGGTATCATCTCGGTCGGATCCGGACGATGGAAGAGTTGGAAACGATACTGGATGGAATCAGTGTCGATACGATCAACGCCTACCTGGAAAAGAATCCGCCCAAAAACTATCGGGTGACAACCATCGGTGCTAAGAGATTGGAGGTTCCGAGTGAAATTTCGTCAGGCGACGCTTGA
- a CDS encoding 6-pyruvoyl trahydropterin synthase family protein: MIIRKEYKFYAAHRNEELQDKCRNLHGHRYGIVCHFEVQRTGSYSTLFSDFDDKIGPFLKEKYDHGMLINVNDPLYTTLKSHMATHGEDFKLCEFQGPTSVENLAYKLFTEITRMGFDLSLLEVQETDTSVISYDREDWARDNEAQVFSAAHAIDSAQ, translated from the coding sequence ATGATTATCCGCAAGGAATACAAGTTTTACGCCGCACATCGAAATGAAGAGTTGCAGGATAAGTGTCGGAATCTGCACGGGCACCGGTACGGCATCGTTTGCCATTTCGAGGTGCAGCGGACCGGGTCGTATTCGACGTTGTTCTCCGATTTCGATGACAAGATAGGGCCTTTTCTCAAGGAAAAGTACGATCACGGTATGCTGATCAACGTGAACGATCCTCTTTACACGACGCTCAAAAGTCACATGGCGACCCATGGCGAGGACTTCAAGCTCTGCGAGTTTCAGGGCCCAACGTCGGTCGAGAACCTGGCCTATAAACTCTTTACCGAAATCACCCGAATGGGGTTCGATCTAAGCCTGTTGGAAGTTCAAGAGACCGATACTTCCGTGATCAGCTACGATCGCGAAGATTGGGCCCGCGACAACGAAGCCCAGGTATTTTCCGCCGCCCACGCGATCGATTCGGCCCAATAG
- a CDS encoding NHL repeat-containing protein gives MPTRRKAILAGSALTLAATGLFPSPAVHASDKSGSRMVIGPEGFQFEITHDWPSLPDKYHWQTTHNVAVDSEENLYVIHEGNPALKDHPSIFVFDKEGKFVRAFGEQFQGGGHGIEVRQEGGQEFLYVCAYQQVKSFAKLTKQGETVWQKHAPMEAGVYAEGEATDPQKIWGRDRFMPTNFAFLDDGGFYLADGYGSFYVHQYDKDGNWQGKFGGPGKGEGKFATPHGIWIDRRDAANPKTVVCDRAHHTLQVFDKDQNYLSTVSGFGLPANLDTWNDWMIVPELHARLSIVDKDYKVLAQLGDDVKRVTSTKGLRTQPMNWTEGKFVHPHDACFGPGGDIFVAEWVSTGRVSKLKRLS, from the coding sequence ATGCCTACACGCCGCAAAGCAATTTTGGCCGGTTCAGCCCTCACTTTGGCTGCTACGGGTCTATTCCCCTCCCCTGCCGTCCATGCGAGCGACAAATCCGGCTCGCGGATGGTCATCGGGCCGGAGGGATTCCAGTTTGAAATTACGCACGATTGGCCATCGCTGCCCGATAAGTACCACTGGCAAACCACCCACAATGTGGCCGTCGATAGCGAAGAGAACCTGTACGTGATCCATGAAGGCAATCCCGCCCTGAAGGATCACCCGTCGATCTTCGTGTTCGACAAAGAGGGAAAGTTCGTCCGAGCCTTCGGAGAGCAGTTCCAAGGGGGTGGCCATGGGATCGAAGTTCGTCAGGAAGGTGGCCAGGAGTTCCTCTACGTCTGTGCCTACCAGCAGGTCAAATCGTTCGCCAAGTTGACCAAACAGGGCGAAACCGTTTGGCAGAAGCATGCCCCCATGGAAGCTGGCGTCTATGCCGAAGGGGAAGCGACCGATCCGCAAAAGATTTGGGGCCGCGATCGCTTCATGCCGACCAACTTCGCCTTCCTGGATGATGGCGGCTTTTACCTGGCCGACGGGTACGGTTCTTTCTACGTGCATCAATACGACAAGGATGGCAACTGGCAAGGGAAGTTCGGAGGCCCCGGCAAGGGAGAAGGAAAGTTCGCCACGCCGCACGGGATCTGGATCGATCGCCGTGACGCCGCCAATCCGAAGACCGTCGTGTGCGATCGGGCTCATCATACGCTGCAAGTGTTCGACAAAGATCAAAACTACTTGAGCACGGTCAGCGGCTTTGGCCTGCCTGCCAATTTGGATACGTGGAACGATTGGATGATCGTGCCGGAACTGCACGCGCGGCTCTCGATTGTCGACAAAGACTACAAAGTCCTCGCACAACTCGGGGATGACGTAAAACGCGTCACCTCGACCAAGGGACTGCGAACGCAGCCTATGAACTGGACCGAAGGCAAGTTCGTGCATCCTCACGATGCCTGCTTCGGGCCAGGTGGCGACATCTTCGTCGCCGAATGGGTCTCGACCGGACGCGTGTCGAAGCTCAAGCGTTTAAGTTAA